One region of Macadamia integrifolia cultivar HAES 741 chromosome 11, SCU_Mint_v3, whole genome shotgun sequence genomic DNA includes:
- the LOC122094234 gene encoding pleiotropic drug resistance protein 3-like isoform X1 — protein MFTQTLVEFTKLFGSKSQIAKISILKDVSGVIKPSRMTLLLGPPGCGKTTLLLALSGKLNQSLKVTGEISYEGHKLEEFVPQKTSAYISQHDLHIAEMTVRETLDFSACCQGVGSRAEIMMEVSRGEKQAGILPDPDVDTYMKAISIEGCRKSVQTDYILKILGLDICADTMVGDAMRRGISGGQKKRVTTGEMIVGPAKALFMDEISNGLDSSTTFQIVSCLQHLVHLTDSTALISLLQPAPETYNLFDDIVLMAEGKIVYHGPRNYILEFFEYCGFRCPERKGAADFLQEVVSKKDQAQYWFLKGKDYSYVSVDEFCESFKAFHIGKKLEEELSDPYDKSQSHKNALSLNIYSLSKWELFKACMSKEFLLMKRNYFLYVFKSTQLVITAFITMTVFLRTRMGVDSIHANYYLGSLFYGLLRLLLDGFPEMSLTVSRLAVFYKQRDSYFYPAWAYAIPSAIAKVPLSFMMSLVWTALTYYVIGYSPEFGRFLRQFILLFALHLMGTSMFRFIASVSRTLVASMTAGSLTLMILFLFAGFIIPYPYMPTWIKWGFWVCPLTYGEIGITLNEFLAPRWQEMSTNTTLGNQVLQSRGLDFRSYFYWISLAALFGFAILFNVGYVLALTFLKPPGMSRAIISYENLAQIQGKKDCNNGSVEEESTNGHPESVAKPKRGRMVLPFEPLTMTFQNLHYYIDTPTAMRERGFKEKKLQLLHDITGAFRPGVLTALMGVSGAGKTTLMDVLSGRKTGGTIEGEITIGGYHKVQGTFARISGYCEQNDIHSPQITAEESVIYSAWLRLSPQIDSKTKSDFINEVLETIELDGVKDTLVGVPGVSGLSTEQRKRLTIAVELVANPSIVFMDEPTSGLDARAAAIVMRAVKNVVGMGRTVVCTIHQPSIDIFESFDELILMKTGGRLIYAGPLGQHSINVIKYFEEIPGVPKIKDNYNPATWMLEVTSTSAEAGLGVDFSEIYMDSIFYKDNVQLVKQLSTPPPSSKDLHFSTNFPQSGWGQFKVCLWKQYLSYWRSPAYNLRRFLYTFFASMLFGILFWKQGERINTQQDLLNILGAMFVAVQLIGVNLTSVVLPFVATERTVFYRERAAGMYSSWAYSFAQVVIEIPYLFTQTFIYVIITYSMIGYYPSAYKIFWYFYTMFCVLAYFNYLGMMLLALTPSVRVAAILSSAFFSTLNLFAGFLIPKPQIPVWWLWFYYLCPTSWALNGLLTSQYGDVNKEILVFGEPGTVTSFLSGYLGYSYDSLDVVAILLIAFPITVAFVFAYCIGKLNFQRR, from the exons ATGTTCACACAGACCCTTGTG GAATTTACCAAGCTGTTTGGTTCAAAGTCTCAGATAGCCAAGATTAGCATTCTCAAGGACGTCAGTGGAGTCATCAAGCCTAGCAG GATGACTCTACTACTTGGTCCTCCGGGATGTGGAAAAACCACCCTGTTGTTGGCTCTGTCAGGGAAACTAAACCAATCTCTCAAG GTTACTGGAGAGATCTCTTATGAAGGTCACAAACTGGAAGAGTTTGTTCCCCAAAAAACATCAGCTTATATAAGCCAACATGATCTGCACATAGCTGAGATGACTGTGAGGGAAACACTTGACTTTTCTGCATGTTGTCAGGGTGTTGGAAGTCGAGCAG AGATTATGATGGAGGTTAGTAGGGGGGAGAAGCAAGCTGGAATCCTCCCAGACCCAGATGTTGATACTTATATGAAG GCGATTTCTATTGAAGGCTGCAGAAAATCCGTTCAAACAGACTATATCTTAAAG ATTCTTGGACTTGATATTTGTGCTGATACGATGGTTGGAGATGCCATGAGAAGAGGTATTTCAGGTGGTCAAAAGAAGAGAGTGACTACAG GGGAAATGATCGTGGGTCCAGCAAAAGCTCTGTTTATGGATGAAATATCAAATGGCCTGGACAGTTCTACAACCTTTCAGATTGTTTCTTGCCTTCAGCACTTGGTGCATCTAACTGATTCTACAGCATTGATCTCACTTCTTCAGCCTGCACCAGAGACCTATAATCTGTTTGATGACATTGTCTTGATGGCAGAAGGAAAGATTGTGTACCATGGTCCACGTAATTATATTCTTGAATTCTTTGAATATTGTGGATTTAGGTGTCCAGAAAGAAAGGGAGCAGCTGATTTCCTCCAAGAG GTTGTCTCTAAAAAGGATCAGGCGCAGTACTGGTTCCTTAAGGGCAAAGATTACAGCTATGTTTCCGTTGATGAATTTTGTGAAAGTTTTAAAGCATTCCACATTGGGAAAAAGCTGGAGGAGGAGCTTTCAGATCCATATGACAAATCTCAGAGCCATAAAAATGCTTTATCGCTTAATATTTACTCATTAAGCAAATGGGAGCTCTTCAAAGCATGCATGAGCAAGGAATTTCTTCTCATGAAGCGGAATTATTTTCTCTATGTCTTCAAATCAACTCAG CTTGTAATTACTGCATTCATCACAATGACTGTTTTTCTAAGGACTCGTATGGGTGTTGATTCAATCCATGCAAACTATTATTTGGGTTCCTTATTTTATGGGCTTCTCAGGCTCCTTCTTGATGGATTCCCAGAAATGTCTCTGACAGTTTCAAGGCTCGCTGTATTCTACAAACAGAGAGACAGCTACTTTTACCCAGCTTGGGCTTATGCTATTCCATCGGCTATTGCAAAGGTTCCACTTTCTTTTATGATGTCCTTAGTTTGGACTGCTCTTACGTATTATGTCATTGGGTATAGTCCTGAGTTTGGAAG GTTTCTCCGCCAGTTCATTCTACTTTTTGCTTTGCATCTAATGGGAACATCCATGTTCCGGTTTATTGCATCAGTTTCACGTACGCTTGTTGCTTCTATGACAGCTGGTAGCTTGACTTTGATGATCCTCTTTTTGTTTGCTGGTTTCATTATTCCATACC CCTACATGCCTACTTGGATAAAGTGGGGTTTTTGGGTTTGTCCATTGACATATGGTGAGATAGGCATAACTCTAAATGAATTTCTTGCTCCTCGGTGGCAAGAG ATGTCCACAAACACTACTTTAGGGAACCAAGTACTTCAAAGCCGTGGGCTGGACTTCAGAAGCTACTTTTATTGGATATCACTTGCTGCCTTGTTTGGCTTTGCAATACTTTTCAATGTTGGATATGTGCTGGCTTTAACTTTTTTAAAGC CTCCTGGGATGTCTCGTGCTATTATTTCATATGAAAATCTTGCTCAAATACAAGGAAAAAAAGACTGCAACAACGGTTCTGTAGAGGAGGAATCCACTAATGGTCATCCCGAAAGTGTTGCAAAGCCTAAAAGAG GAAGGATGGTCTTACCTTTTGAGCCCCTAACAATGACCTTTCAGAATCTTCATTACTACATTGACACTCCTACG GCAATGAGAGAACGGggcttcaaagaaaaaaaactacaaCTTCTTCATGATATTACAGGTGCATTTAGGCCTGGTGTTCTTACTGCATTAATGGGTGTCAGTGGAGCTGGGAAGACTACTCTTATGGATGTTCTTTCTGGAAGAAAAACTGGTGGTACTATTGAAGGAGAAATTACAATTGGTGGATACCACAAGGTTCAAGGAACATTCGCTAGGATATCAGGTTACTGTGAGCAAAATGACATACATTCTCCACAGATCACTGCGGAGGAGTCAGTGATATATTCTGCTTGGCTGCGACTGTCGCCTCAGATTGATTCAAAAACAAAATCT GATTTCATAAATGAAGTCCTTGAGACTATTGAACTCGATGGAGTTAAAGATACTTTGGTAGGTGTGCCTGGTGTTAGTGGTTTATCAACTGAGCAGCGTAAACGTCTTACAATAGCTGTGGAGCTTGTTGCCAATCCTTCGATTGTCTTCATGGATGAACCCACCTCTGGATTGGATGCAAGAGCAGCTGCAATTGTCATGCGGGCAGTGAAGAATGTGGTTGGTATGGGACGGACAGTTGTTTGCACAATCCACCAACCAAGTATAGATATATTTGAGTCATTTGATGAG TTGATTTTAATGAAAACTGGAGGACGCTTAATCTATGCCGGACCATTGGGCCAACATTCAATTAATGTTATTAAGTACTTTGAA gAAATACCTGGGGTACCAAAGATCAAGGACAACTACAATCCGGCAACATGGATGTTAGAAGTTACATCTACATCTGCAGAAGCAGGCCTCGGTGTTGATTTTTCTGAAATCTACATGGATTCAATTTTCTATAA GGACAATGTACAGcttgttaaacaattaagtaCTCCACCACCTAGTTCAAAGGATTTGCATTTCTCTACCAATTTTCCACAAAGTGGTTGGGGGCAGTTCAAAGTATGCTTGTGGAAACAATACTTGTCCTACTGGAGAAGTCCTGCTTACAATTTAAGACGTTTCCTTTACACATTCTTTGCATCTATGCTATTTGGAATTCTGTTCTGGAAGCAAGGGGAGAGGAT AAATACCCAGCAAGACCTGCTGAATATACTTGGTGCAATGTTTGTTGCAGTGCAACTCATAGGTGTAAATCTCACATCGGTAGTCTTACCATTTGTTGCAACAGAGCGCACTGTCTTCTATAGGGAAAGAGCTGCAGGAATGTACTCTTCATGGGCTTATTCGTTTGCACAG GTGGTAATTGAGATTCCATATTTGTTCACTCAAACTTTCATATATGTCATTATCACATACTCCATGATTGGGTACTATCCGTCAGCATATAAGATATTTTGGTACTTCTATACCATGTTTTGTGTGCTGGCCTACTTCAATTACCTTGGAATGATGCTTTTAGCTCTGACACCAAGCGTTCGTGTTGCTGCAATATTGTCCTCTGCCTTCTTCTCAACATTGAATCTATTTGCTGGCTTCCTAATACCCAAACCG CAAATTCCTGTGTGGTGGCTTTGGTTTTATTATTTATGCCCTACATCTTGGGCACTAAATGGTCTCCTCACTTCACAATATGGAGATGTAAACAAGGAGATATTGGTATTTGGTGAACCCGGCACTGTAACTTCCTTCTTGAGTGGATACTTGGGATACAGTTATGACAGTTTGGATGTCGTAGCCATTCTTCTAATTGCATTTCCAATCACAGTTGCATTTGTCTTTGCTTATTGTATAGGAAAACTGAACTTCCAAAGAAGATAA
- the LOC122094234 gene encoding pleiotropic drug resistance protein 3-like isoform X3, whose amino-acid sequence MAEGKIVYHGPRNYILEFFEYCGFRCPERKGAADFLQEVVSKKDQAQYWFLKGKDYSYVSVDEFCESFKAFHIGKKLEEELSDPYDKSQSHKNALSLNIYSLSKWELFKACMSKEFLLMKRNYFLYVFKSTQLVITAFITMTVFLRTRMGVDSIHANYYLGSLFYGLLRLLLDGFPEMSLTVSRLAVFYKQRDSYFYPAWAYAIPSAIAKVPLSFMMSLVWTALTYYVIGYSPEFGRFLRQFILLFALHLMGTSMFRFIASVSRTLVASMTAGSLTLMILFLFAGFIIPYPYMPTWIKWGFWVCPLTYGEIGITLNEFLAPRWQEMSTNTTLGNQVLQSRGLDFRSYFYWISLAALFGFAILFNVGYVLALTFLKPPGMSRAIISYENLAQIQGKKDCNNGSVEEESTNGHPESVAKPKRGRMVLPFEPLTMTFQNLHYYIDTPTAMRERGFKEKKLQLLHDITGAFRPGVLTALMGVSGAGKTTLMDVLSGRKTGGTIEGEITIGGYHKVQGTFARISGYCEQNDIHSPQITAEESVIYSAWLRLSPQIDSKTKSDFINEVLETIELDGVKDTLVGVPGVSGLSTEQRKRLTIAVELVANPSIVFMDEPTSGLDARAAAIVMRAVKNVVGMGRTVVCTIHQPSIDIFESFDELILMKTGGRLIYAGPLGQHSINVIKYFEEIPGVPKIKDNYNPATWMLEVTSTSAEAGLGVDFSEIYMDSIFYKDNVQLVKQLSTPPPSSKDLHFSTNFPQSGWGQFKVCLWKQYLSYWRSPAYNLRRFLYTFFASMLFGILFWKQGERINTQQDLLNILGAMFVAVQLIGVNLTSVVLPFVATERTVFYRERAAGMYSSWAYSFAQVVIEIPYLFTQTFIYVIITYSMIGYYPSAYKIFWYFYTMFCVLAYFNYLGMMLLALTPSVRVAAILSSAFFSTLNLFAGFLIPKPQIPVWWLWFYYLCPTSWALNGLLTSQYGDVNKEILVFGEPGTVTSFLSGYLGYSYDSLDVVAILLIAFPITVAFVFAYCIGKLNFQRR is encoded by the exons ATGGCAGAAGGAAAGATTGTGTACCATGGTCCACGTAATTATATTCTTGAATTCTTTGAATATTGTGGATTTAGGTGTCCAGAAAGAAAGGGAGCAGCTGATTTCCTCCAAGAG GTTGTCTCTAAAAAGGATCAGGCGCAGTACTGGTTCCTTAAGGGCAAAGATTACAGCTATGTTTCCGTTGATGAATTTTGTGAAAGTTTTAAAGCATTCCACATTGGGAAAAAGCTGGAGGAGGAGCTTTCAGATCCATATGACAAATCTCAGAGCCATAAAAATGCTTTATCGCTTAATATTTACTCATTAAGCAAATGGGAGCTCTTCAAAGCATGCATGAGCAAGGAATTTCTTCTCATGAAGCGGAATTATTTTCTCTATGTCTTCAAATCAACTCAG CTTGTAATTACTGCATTCATCACAATGACTGTTTTTCTAAGGACTCGTATGGGTGTTGATTCAATCCATGCAAACTATTATTTGGGTTCCTTATTTTATGGGCTTCTCAGGCTCCTTCTTGATGGATTCCCAGAAATGTCTCTGACAGTTTCAAGGCTCGCTGTATTCTACAAACAGAGAGACAGCTACTTTTACCCAGCTTGGGCTTATGCTATTCCATCGGCTATTGCAAAGGTTCCACTTTCTTTTATGATGTCCTTAGTTTGGACTGCTCTTACGTATTATGTCATTGGGTATAGTCCTGAGTTTGGAAG GTTTCTCCGCCAGTTCATTCTACTTTTTGCTTTGCATCTAATGGGAACATCCATGTTCCGGTTTATTGCATCAGTTTCACGTACGCTTGTTGCTTCTATGACAGCTGGTAGCTTGACTTTGATGATCCTCTTTTTGTTTGCTGGTTTCATTATTCCATACC CCTACATGCCTACTTGGATAAAGTGGGGTTTTTGGGTTTGTCCATTGACATATGGTGAGATAGGCATAACTCTAAATGAATTTCTTGCTCCTCGGTGGCAAGAG ATGTCCACAAACACTACTTTAGGGAACCAAGTACTTCAAAGCCGTGGGCTGGACTTCAGAAGCTACTTTTATTGGATATCACTTGCTGCCTTGTTTGGCTTTGCAATACTTTTCAATGTTGGATATGTGCTGGCTTTAACTTTTTTAAAGC CTCCTGGGATGTCTCGTGCTATTATTTCATATGAAAATCTTGCTCAAATACAAGGAAAAAAAGACTGCAACAACGGTTCTGTAGAGGAGGAATCCACTAATGGTCATCCCGAAAGTGTTGCAAAGCCTAAAAGAG GAAGGATGGTCTTACCTTTTGAGCCCCTAACAATGACCTTTCAGAATCTTCATTACTACATTGACACTCCTACG GCAATGAGAGAACGGggcttcaaagaaaaaaaactacaaCTTCTTCATGATATTACAGGTGCATTTAGGCCTGGTGTTCTTACTGCATTAATGGGTGTCAGTGGAGCTGGGAAGACTACTCTTATGGATGTTCTTTCTGGAAGAAAAACTGGTGGTACTATTGAAGGAGAAATTACAATTGGTGGATACCACAAGGTTCAAGGAACATTCGCTAGGATATCAGGTTACTGTGAGCAAAATGACATACATTCTCCACAGATCACTGCGGAGGAGTCAGTGATATATTCTGCTTGGCTGCGACTGTCGCCTCAGATTGATTCAAAAACAAAATCT GATTTCATAAATGAAGTCCTTGAGACTATTGAACTCGATGGAGTTAAAGATACTTTGGTAGGTGTGCCTGGTGTTAGTGGTTTATCAACTGAGCAGCGTAAACGTCTTACAATAGCTGTGGAGCTTGTTGCCAATCCTTCGATTGTCTTCATGGATGAACCCACCTCTGGATTGGATGCAAGAGCAGCTGCAATTGTCATGCGGGCAGTGAAGAATGTGGTTGGTATGGGACGGACAGTTGTTTGCACAATCCACCAACCAAGTATAGATATATTTGAGTCATTTGATGAG TTGATTTTAATGAAAACTGGAGGACGCTTAATCTATGCCGGACCATTGGGCCAACATTCAATTAATGTTATTAAGTACTTTGAA gAAATACCTGGGGTACCAAAGATCAAGGACAACTACAATCCGGCAACATGGATGTTAGAAGTTACATCTACATCTGCAGAAGCAGGCCTCGGTGTTGATTTTTCTGAAATCTACATGGATTCAATTTTCTATAA GGACAATGTACAGcttgttaaacaattaagtaCTCCACCACCTAGTTCAAAGGATTTGCATTTCTCTACCAATTTTCCACAAAGTGGTTGGGGGCAGTTCAAAGTATGCTTGTGGAAACAATACTTGTCCTACTGGAGAAGTCCTGCTTACAATTTAAGACGTTTCCTTTACACATTCTTTGCATCTATGCTATTTGGAATTCTGTTCTGGAAGCAAGGGGAGAGGAT AAATACCCAGCAAGACCTGCTGAATATACTTGGTGCAATGTTTGTTGCAGTGCAACTCATAGGTGTAAATCTCACATCGGTAGTCTTACCATTTGTTGCAACAGAGCGCACTGTCTTCTATAGGGAAAGAGCTGCAGGAATGTACTCTTCATGGGCTTATTCGTTTGCACAG GTGGTAATTGAGATTCCATATTTGTTCACTCAAACTTTCATATATGTCATTATCACATACTCCATGATTGGGTACTATCCGTCAGCATATAAGATATTTTGGTACTTCTATACCATGTTTTGTGTGCTGGCCTACTTCAATTACCTTGGAATGATGCTTTTAGCTCTGACACCAAGCGTTCGTGTTGCTGCAATATTGTCCTCTGCCTTCTTCTCAACATTGAATCTATTTGCTGGCTTCCTAATACCCAAACCG CAAATTCCTGTGTGGTGGCTTTGGTTTTATTATTTATGCCCTACATCTTGGGCACTAAATGGTCTCCTCACTTCACAATATGGAGATGTAAACAAGGAGATATTGGTATTTGGTGAACCCGGCACTGTAACTTCCTTCTTGAGTGGATACTTGGGATACAGTTATGACAGTTTGGATGTCGTAGCCATTCTTCTAATTGCATTTCCAATCACAGTTGCATTTGTCTTTGCTTATTGTATAGGAAAACTGAACTTCCAAAGAAGATAA
- the LOC122094234 gene encoding ABC transporter G family member 37-like isoform X2, whose protein sequence is MMEVSRGEKQAGILPDPDVDTYMKAISIEGCRKSVQTDYILKILGLDICADTMVGDAMRRGISGGQKKRVTTGEMIVGPAKALFMDEISNGLDSSTTFQIVSCLQHLVHLTDSTALISLLQPAPETYNLFDDIVLMAEGKIVYHGPRNYILEFFEYCGFRCPERKGAADFLQEVVSKKDQAQYWFLKGKDYSYVSVDEFCESFKAFHIGKKLEEELSDPYDKSQSHKNALSLNIYSLSKWELFKACMSKEFLLMKRNYFLYVFKSTQLVITAFITMTVFLRTRMGVDSIHANYYLGSLFYGLLRLLLDGFPEMSLTVSRLAVFYKQRDSYFYPAWAYAIPSAIAKVPLSFMMSLVWTALTYYVIGYSPEFGRFLRQFILLFALHLMGTSMFRFIASVSRTLVASMTAGSLTLMILFLFAGFIIPYPYMPTWIKWGFWVCPLTYGEIGITLNEFLAPRWQEMSTNTTLGNQVLQSRGLDFRSYFYWISLAALFGFAILFNVGYVLALTFLKPPGMSRAIISYENLAQIQGKKDCNNGSVEEESTNGHPESVAKPKRGRMVLPFEPLTMTFQNLHYYIDTPTAMRERGFKEKKLQLLHDITGAFRPGVLTALMGVSGAGKTTLMDVLSGRKTGGTIEGEITIGGYHKVQGTFARISGYCEQNDIHSPQITAEESVIYSAWLRLSPQIDSKTKSDFINEVLETIELDGVKDTLVGVPGVSGLSTEQRKRLTIAVELVANPSIVFMDEPTSGLDARAAAIVMRAVKNVVGMGRTVVCTIHQPSIDIFESFDELILMKTGGRLIYAGPLGQHSINVIKYFEEIPGVPKIKDNYNPATWMLEVTSTSAEAGLGVDFSEIYMDSIFYKDNVQLVKQLSTPPPSSKDLHFSTNFPQSGWGQFKVCLWKQYLSYWRSPAYNLRRFLYTFFASMLFGILFWKQGERINTQQDLLNILGAMFVAVQLIGVNLTSVVLPFVATERTVFYRERAAGMYSSWAYSFAQQIPVWWLWFYYLCPTSWALNGLLTSQYGDVNKEILVFGEPGTVTSFLSGYLGYSYDSLDVVAILLIAFPITVAFVFAYCIGKLNFQRR, encoded by the exons ATGATGGAGGTTAGTAGGGGGGAGAAGCAAGCTGGAATCCTCCCAGACCCAGATGTTGATACTTATATGAAG GCGATTTCTATTGAAGGCTGCAGAAAATCCGTTCAAACAGACTATATCTTAAAG ATTCTTGGACTTGATATTTGTGCTGATACGATGGTTGGAGATGCCATGAGAAGAGGTATTTCAGGTGGTCAAAAGAAGAGAGTGACTACAG GGGAAATGATCGTGGGTCCAGCAAAAGCTCTGTTTATGGATGAAATATCAAATGGCCTGGACAGTTCTACAACCTTTCAGATTGTTTCTTGCCTTCAGCACTTGGTGCATCTAACTGATTCTACAGCATTGATCTCACTTCTTCAGCCTGCACCAGAGACCTATAATCTGTTTGATGACATTGTCTTGATGGCAGAAGGAAAGATTGTGTACCATGGTCCACGTAATTATATTCTTGAATTCTTTGAATATTGTGGATTTAGGTGTCCAGAAAGAAAGGGAGCAGCTGATTTCCTCCAAGAG GTTGTCTCTAAAAAGGATCAGGCGCAGTACTGGTTCCTTAAGGGCAAAGATTACAGCTATGTTTCCGTTGATGAATTTTGTGAAAGTTTTAAAGCATTCCACATTGGGAAAAAGCTGGAGGAGGAGCTTTCAGATCCATATGACAAATCTCAGAGCCATAAAAATGCTTTATCGCTTAATATTTACTCATTAAGCAAATGGGAGCTCTTCAAAGCATGCATGAGCAAGGAATTTCTTCTCATGAAGCGGAATTATTTTCTCTATGTCTTCAAATCAACTCAG CTTGTAATTACTGCATTCATCACAATGACTGTTTTTCTAAGGACTCGTATGGGTGTTGATTCAATCCATGCAAACTATTATTTGGGTTCCTTATTTTATGGGCTTCTCAGGCTCCTTCTTGATGGATTCCCAGAAATGTCTCTGACAGTTTCAAGGCTCGCTGTATTCTACAAACAGAGAGACAGCTACTTTTACCCAGCTTGGGCTTATGCTATTCCATCGGCTATTGCAAAGGTTCCACTTTCTTTTATGATGTCCTTAGTTTGGACTGCTCTTACGTATTATGTCATTGGGTATAGTCCTGAGTTTGGAAG GTTTCTCCGCCAGTTCATTCTACTTTTTGCTTTGCATCTAATGGGAACATCCATGTTCCGGTTTATTGCATCAGTTTCACGTACGCTTGTTGCTTCTATGACAGCTGGTAGCTTGACTTTGATGATCCTCTTTTTGTTTGCTGGTTTCATTATTCCATACC CCTACATGCCTACTTGGATAAAGTGGGGTTTTTGGGTTTGTCCATTGACATATGGTGAGATAGGCATAACTCTAAATGAATTTCTTGCTCCTCGGTGGCAAGAG ATGTCCACAAACACTACTTTAGGGAACCAAGTACTTCAAAGCCGTGGGCTGGACTTCAGAAGCTACTTTTATTGGATATCACTTGCTGCCTTGTTTGGCTTTGCAATACTTTTCAATGTTGGATATGTGCTGGCTTTAACTTTTTTAAAGC CTCCTGGGATGTCTCGTGCTATTATTTCATATGAAAATCTTGCTCAAATACAAGGAAAAAAAGACTGCAACAACGGTTCTGTAGAGGAGGAATCCACTAATGGTCATCCCGAAAGTGTTGCAAAGCCTAAAAGAG GAAGGATGGTCTTACCTTTTGAGCCCCTAACAATGACCTTTCAGAATCTTCATTACTACATTGACACTCCTACG GCAATGAGAGAACGGggcttcaaagaaaaaaaactacaaCTTCTTCATGATATTACAGGTGCATTTAGGCCTGGTGTTCTTACTGCATTAATGGGTGTCAGTGGAGCTGGGAAGACTACTCTTATGGATGTTCTTTCTGGAAGAAAAACTGGTGGTACTATTGAAGGAGAAATTACAATTGGTGGATACCACAAGGTTCAAGGAACATTCGCTAGGATATCAGGTTACTGTGAGCAAAATGACATACATTCTCCACAGATCACTGCGGAGGAGTCAGTGATATATTCTGCTTGGCTGCGACTGTCGCCTCAGATTGATTCAAAAACAAAATCT GATTTCATAAATGAAGTCCTTGAGACTATTGAACTCGATGGAGTTAAAGATACTTTGGTAGGTGTGCCTGGTGTTAGTGGTTTATCAACTGAGCAGCGTAAACGTCTTACAATAGCTGTGGAGCTTGTTGCCAATCCTTCGATTGTCTTCATGGATGAACCCACCTCTGGATTGGATGCAAGAGCAGCTGCAATTGTCATGCGGGCAGTGAAGAATGTGGTTGGTATGGGACGGACAGTTGTTTGCACAATCCACCAACCAAGTATAGATATATTTGAGTCATTTGATGAG TTGATTTTAATGAAAACTGGAGGACGCTTAATCTATGCCGGACCATTGGGCCAACATTCAATTAATGTTATTAAGTACTTTGAA gAAATACCTGGGGTACCAAAGATCAAGGACAACTACAATCCGGCAACATGGATGTTAGAAGTTACATCTACATCTGCAGAAGCAGGCCTCGGTGTTGATTTTTCTGAAATCTACATGGATTCAATTTTCTATAA GGACAATGTACAGcttgttaaacaattaagtaCTCCACCACCTAGTTCAAAGGATTTGCATTTCTCTACCAATTTTCCACAAAGTGGTTGGGGGCAGTTCAAAGTATGCTTGTGGAAACAATACTTGTCCTACTGGAGAAGTCCTGCTTACAATTTAAGACGTTTCCTTTACACATTCTTTGCATCTATGCTATTTGGAATTCTGTTCTGGAAGCAAGGGGAGAGGAT AAATACCCAGCAAGACCTGCTGAATATACTTGGTGCAATGTTTGTTGCAGTGCAACTCATAGGTGTAAATCTCACATCGGTAGTCTTACCATTTGTTGCAACAGAGCGCACTGTCTTCTATAGGGAAAGAGCTGCAGGAATGTACTCTTCATGGGCTTATTCGTTTGCACAG CAAATTCCTGTGTGGTGGCTTTGGTTTTATTATTTATGCCCTACATCTTGGGCACTAAATGGTCTCCTCACTTCACAATATGGAGATGTAAACAAGGAGATATTGGTATTTGGTGAACCCGGCACTGTAACTTCCTTCTTGAGTGGATACTTGGGATACAGTTATGACAGTTTGGATGTCGTAGCCATTCTTCTAATTGCATTTCCAATCACAGTTGCATTTGTCTTTGCTTATTGTATAGGAAAACTGAACTTCCAAAGAAGATAA